TACCTTGTTTGACTATTGGAAGAAAACTCAGTCTGACTATTTATCGGAAATATTCTCCGGGTCAAACCAGACGACTATCGACATGTTGGAATCTTTGATAAGAGACGGCATGATGAACATGGTGCCTTCCGATGTCAACCTATCGGAGGTGACGGACATTATCCAGAGCATCACGTTTGGGCAAATGATCCAAATAGCATGGGCAGATGCGCCAGCTGGATTTACGCCTTTTGTGCTGTAAGTAGAGGTTTACTAAACTCTCTTTATGCTTCATCCAGGTCGCGATGTGTTTTGTGCCTCTTCTTCAAGTCAGCTGACGTTGTTCGGTCTGTAGTAAAACCGGCGAGGCATGCTCAGACACTATGCCCAAGACATTGGACCCCTACATGGACCAAGAAACACATGAGAAAACGGGCGTCTGCTGGCTTGGAAACCAGTTCTATGTGCTGAGAGTCGGATCACACAATGTTCATGTCAAAACTAATACTCCTGGTCTTCCCCTTCTTCCCCACTCAGACCGGCCATTTCAAAGACTCTCAGGCGGCACCCACGACGTACTTAATGGCACGCACTGGGGTGGCATCACCCTGGACGACATAGTCATCAGCTCATACAGCGGCTATCTAAACAACGGCAACCGAAATGGTTACAACATAACCATGGACGACAGTCAAGGGGCTGTCGACCAGCTGATGTTCGCGAGAGGGGTGCAAACACCTGGTTTCTTTTCGCTTCCAGTTTGCACGAATTTGTGGACCACAATTATGCAAATTGCCAAAGGCTCACGCACCAGTGAGCACTATCCTTGCGGTGTTGAGGTCGAGTGAGGGCAGAATCGGTACTACGAATAAGTACCAGTTCTAAGGGAGCAAGTGGGAGCCAGGCTGGGCACACAACACTGGCCGATGCAACCCACCTCTGTGCTCCGTTGTTGAAATACACCTTGCTGTCACCGATCCGTCGTCGTTGCGAGAGAAACAGCTTCCCCATTTTCAGGGTGCGCCATGATCCTCGGCGGCCGCGAGATCGTCACGCGCCAGTCAGTGCGCAACCTACTCGACGtcggccaccaccaccaccagcagcagcagcagcagccctgTGGCGTCGACCTCACCCTGGGTCAGGTTTTGGAAAGGACGTCGACGGCTACGATTGACTTTGAGAACTCCAAACGTCAGGCCGCCAAGACCTCCAGCCTGCCTTTTGACAACACCACCCATGCCATCAAGATACCGCCAGGCGCCCACGTGGTGGATTTCAACGAATTGGTCCAGCCGTGGCGGTTTGGTGTGGGTATCAGTGCCGGCGTGGTTTGATGCTGGATACAGCGGTACCATGCTTTGAGGGAAGTGAAGAATCTGAATGGAGTTATGCTTTACCAAAGAGCCAAGCTTGCGCAGATTGTCTTGGAGGAGAGGAGGGAATCAGTGGAGGGATACAATGGAATCTACCAGTTTTCGACAAGTAGTGTTGGATGCGGTGGGACAGGAAATGCGTAGTAAACGGACTACGGAATGCTTTTCGCAAGCACTGTCCAATACTGCGAAGGGCCTTGCGATGATAGGAGCGAGAGACCCACCGAAACTAACATATCGGATTGCATTCTATGGTTGGATCTTTGGTCCTGTCTCTTGATACGATATACCATTGGCGGGGAAGACCAGTATGTCACGCTTGACGGCGCATCATGTTCTGGGCACTCTCGCTACAGTCAGGAAAGCTCGGCTGTAGGGTTAGAGCGCGAATGAGAGCTCATATAGTGGCTTGTGAGAGCTTCGCAAGAGAAAGACTGCACATCATGGCTCATCAGTTTATTTGCTGTGGGGCTCTAATCTTAATCAAAAGGAATCCTTCTGAGACTATCGCCACCGATGCCTCGCTTCCGCATCTCTGCGGCTGCCGCCACGCTGCTAGGCACCTTGATGCCACAGCACTCGCCCCAGCCATTCTGTTGGTGCATGTGCCTGACGCCGCCCTCGTCGTTGAACACCTCTACCTGCCCACCCTCAGTCTCCTCGTCCTCAGGCTGCAGTCCAGCCAGGTCCTGCTCCGTCATGCCCTCTGCAGCAGGGATCAAGCTGCCGAAGAGGAAATGCTGCATGACAGGGAGCTTGTTGAGGACTTCTGCAACAAACATCCTCCGCATGCCTCCTTCCACCTTGGACCACGACTTGGCAGCCGAAATGTCGTCAAGCATAGGGCTGTGCCAGCGTAGGCCCTGCACAGTCTTGGTGCTATTGACGAAGTTGACCTGGTCGAGGTAGAGGTAGTCGTGGCCGAACTCCTCGATAGTCAACTGCTGGTGGATGGCCAGAGGTGTGATGAAAGGGTGGTGAAGCAGCTGCGAGGCACCAAAGAGGAAGGGTAAAAACTGGTAATCGTCCAATCCCCACACTCCGTGGGATCCTGCCGGTTCGAGGTAGTATGTAGACTGCACGAGGCGCATGACCTGCAGGTATTTGACAAAGACGCGCAGCACAAGCGCGGCAAAGTCGGACTTGGTAACAACGCCAAGCTGGTATAGACAGAGAAGCCACATGAGGAAGTTGAGCTCATGGCCTGAGCCGTAGTCGATGCGCATCCTATTACCAAAAGACTGGCCGAGGTACGTGACAGCTTCGGCTATTGCGTCTCCCTCGTCCTTGATCCCAAGTTTCTTGTGCCACGACGGAGCCCTCTCCTTGACATTGTCAAGAAAGTCTCTAAACCGTTTGTTGCCAAACCGCGAGCCGCCCTGCTCGTCCGGTGGAGACTGCTTCACAAGCTCCGAGGCCTCGTCCAATAATGCATTGATGGTCTGCACCGCAGGACTCAGATCCGAGTCTTTGATGGCGGATATGGGCTTGTCAACGACTGCGTCGGAAAGTCCAAAGACGAAGGCAAGAATAAGCTTGTATGCGGGTGCAGCAACGAATAAATCGTGGTCTTTCTTTGAAAGGATGCGCCTCGTAGGTACTCTGAACTGTGTCTCTGGAGATGTGCCAGTCGGCGGCGGAAGATTAGGCGTCTCTGGTACCGGGACAGGATTTGAGGGagcaggccgccgccgtcgtggcTCGAGCTTTGGGAGGCGATCTTTGAGGTTCGGTATAGACGCAGCTGTGGTAGTGGCATCTGTTGGTGGCTTGGCTTGGGGATTCGTTGACGTGGACAACGGAAGCCCGGAGGCAACACTTGATGTCATGATTGGAATGTAGATTTTGTTCGTTCTACCGGGGGTTATGCGTTTGTCTCTTTTTCAAGGAAGTGCCTTCTGTATCAAATATGTGTGAGGAATCCAAGAGACTTGGCGGTTAATGTACGATCAAA
The Pyricularia oryzae 70-15 chromosome 1, whole genome shotgun sequence DNA segment above includes these coding regions:
- a CDS encoding dUTPase — protein: MRLVWLLLVTGVYASPTTPWVRRDKGWNDIACSDPYITDAKVTANLRWKAADTNISWKEALVAWRNYTPGDGEVRLKFPAFISDFYGGPEGWNCQDPVNTPCSTTVKCEDTKHPAGFLLLNSFSRLHNVYQKYHEALQDAQINIQTSMASFVDVFAPQIKERDDTALVKTLLDVLQLCMGVASAVIKNAQIFATAAYLSFAKDSFNSVISSSLALTKDNLKPAKDAASVQNNLTSAMGTLFDYWKKTQSDYLSEIFSGSNQTTIDMLESLIRDGMMNMVPSDVNLSEVTDIIQSITFGQMIQIAWADAPAGFTPFVLKTGEACSDTMPKTLDPYMDQETHEKTGVCWLGNQFYVLRVGSHNVHVKTNTPGLPLLPHSDRPFQRLSGGTHDVLNGTHWGGITLDDIVISSYSGYLNNGNRNGYNITMDDSQGAVDQLMFARGVQTPGFFSLPVCTNLWTTIMQIAKGSRTRCAMILGGREIVTRQSVRNLLDVGHHHHQQQQQQPCGVDLTLGQVLERTSTATIDFENSKRQAAKTSSLPFDNTTHAIKIPPGAHVVDFNELVQPWRFGVGISAGVV
- a CDS encoding serine/threonine-protein phosphatase 2A activator 2; translation: MTSSVASGLPLSTSTNPQAKPPTDATTTAASIPNLKDRLPKLEPRRRRPAPSNPVPVPETPNLPPPTGTSPETQFRVPTRRILSKKDHDLFVAAPAYKLILAFVFGLSDAVVDKPISAIKDSDLSPAVQTINALLDEASELVKQSPPDEQGGSRFGNKRFRDFLDNVKERAPSWHKKLGIKDEGDAIAEAVTYLGQSFGNRMRIDYGSGHELNFLMWLLCLYQLGVVTKSDFAALVLRVFVKYLQVMRLVQSTYYLEPAGSHGVWGLDDYQFLPFLFGASQLLHHPFITPLAIHQQLTIEEFGHDYLYLDQVNFVNSTKTVQGLRWHSPMLDDISAAKSWSKVEGGMRRMFVAEVLNKLPVMQHFLFGSLIPAAEGMTEQDLAGLQPEDEETEGGQVEVFNDEGGVRHMHQQNGWGECCGIKVPSSVAAAAEMRKRGIGGDSLRRIPFD